Below is a genomic region from Henckelia pumila isolate YLH828 chromosome 3, ASM3356847v2, whole genome shotgun sequence.
ttctggactgcccgaaggagattttataaaagacaaagtttgtcctgcttgtcaactaggaaagcaggtgagagcaacttttaaaaataaagggtgtatgtcttcttccaaatgtttagacttacttcacatggacctatttggtcctataccagtaagaagcttagggggaatgagatatgctcttgttgttatagatgacttttctcgatttacttgggtcatctttctctcttcaaaagatcaaactgcacctcacctgattaagctttttaaatgcttgcaaaatgaacaatctactgtgatagataggatcaggagtgatagagggactgaatttttaaacaccactcttatgacttatctagatgatcagggaatcaagcatgagttgtcagctgctagatccccacagcaaaatggggtggctgaaagaaggaaccgtactttaaaagaagcagccagaactatgattgctgattcaaatgtttctcaaaggctttgggcagaagcagttaacacagcttgctatactcaaaacagatctatgattaataaacgatttaacaaaactccatatgagatctggaatggcacaaaacctgatatttcatacttcaaaatttttgggtgcaaatgctttatccacaacaatggcaaaaaccatttgacagccttcgatgccaaagcagacgaaggaacttttattggttactcagccgttagcagagcttatcgagtgttcaatcaaagatcactaacggtcgaggaaaccattcatgttatttttgatgaatctactctttgtacagaacaaactcaagggagcataaatgatctgagtcacagattggaaaacacaaatctacaggaagagagtgacagtgatctatatcctccaaagaaggatgatccagctcCCTCTACCgtttgtgatcaaacaaggccagaagtggatccaccggtggataacgatcctcctgccaatgatgatccagtaaacgaggacgttcatcaaccaattgatgacaaccctttagggaattattttaggtggaacaaaaatcatccacctgggttggtcataggtgacccttctgctcctcgaaaaacacgtggtcaaatgattaatgaattcttgcatgcagctttcatatctcaggtagagcccaagaagatagatgaagccctatcagatgccagctggatcgaggcaatgcaagaagaactgaatcaattcacccgcaacaatgtttggcatctagttcctcgaccggaaaatcaaaatgtgattggaactagatgggtgtttcgtaacaagctcgatgaacatggcactgttgtgcgtaacaaagctcgacttgttgctcaaggatttagacaagaagaaggcatagactttgaggaatctttcgcgccagttgcaagactagaagcaatccgcatctttcttgcctatgcagcttttaaggattttaaagtttatcaaatggatgtcaagtctgcattcctcaatggtctacttcaagaagaggtgtacgttgaacaaccaccaggttttgtcaatcctactcatcctcaatatatctataaacttgacaaagctctttatggattaaaacaagcaccacgtgcttggtatgacacattactaaaatttttactggaacatgatttccaaattggaacggtcgataagaccttgtttaaatttgtaaaaggtgatcatgtgttactagtacaaatttatgttgatgacattatatttgggtcaactaaccccaagttgtgctcaaagttctctaagctaatgcaggagaagtttgaaatgagcatgatgggcgagctaaatttctttcttggacttcaagtgaagcaacttgaaactggaatatttatcaatcagtccaagtatgccaaggaattggtaaagaagtttggaatggaacaatgctcaactgcatctacccccatgagtacatcaatcaagcttgataaagatgaagggggaattccgatcgaggtaaccatgtatcgaggccttattggctcattgctttatttgactgccagtcgaccggatattatGTATTCAGTCTgtctatgtgctagatttcaagcagcacctaagcaatctcatttcattgctgcCAAACGaatcattaaatatattaaaggaactactaatgtggatctttggtatcccaaagattcaaatcttaatcttattggctattcagatgcagattatgcagggtgtagaattgatcgcaaaagtacaagcggcacatgtcaattccttggagatagactgatttcgtggtcaagtaagaagcagacatcaattgctacctcgaccgccgaagcagaataccttgctgctggcagctgttgtgctcaaatactttggattcaacagcagcttaaggattatggaatccggtcgagtgaagctccaatctactgtgacaatacaagtgccatagccatcactcacaatccagtgatgcactctaggacaaagcacattgatgtcaggcatcactttatccgagatcatgtcttaaagaaagaaatcaagctggaatacatctctaccgatcagcaagcagcagacatattcaccaagcctctaccggacgctaagttttcttattttcgaaatattcttggcttagtagatctgagttagtatgcatgtgtttagggggaataattGCCATTATGACATTAATATCTTAGCTtttacattgccataaatagtggcatatcatccgccttaaaCTAGTGTCTGACAGGCTTAGTACTAGCATCCTTGTGCTTTGAACCagttgacattaattgggcgcggtgatttttctcctcaaaatttttttttgaatttcaaaaacactttttcatgacgtcaccctatggcccataggttcctatatatacctctttacactcgtatatcaacctttcacatttgctaaagctttcatattgcactaaacgctccatcgaattactctctagattttgcttactTTCTGCTCTAGTTcctatctacagctatcatgtcgatccagaagacctgcctggcaatcaactttgactccgtggttaaggcaaacaatgcaggaattacagaggtcttcaccatgcttgaagcctctggactgaagaaatttctggaatgcagtgccatctgcgatttgcctgttttgaaggagttcttcactaccgctcaaatcgagcatgggactatcaaatgcgtGATCAAGACAGAAGTCTACTCTTTCAATCAGCAGTTCTTCGCTAGCacttttgatctgccctccaggggtttgacaaaatgcacggatcttccagacggtaactgctcttactggttgaaggagttctcaaccactgatgctccaatcaaactgccggcccagaagacatctctcaaagctccattcaggctcttgaccaacatcgtagccaagaatcttctggccaaggctggttcTTACGACAAAGTGAcactggagaaatttcaatacatggcgtgtattgcctccaagatcaacataaattggtcagacattctgttcaatattctatgtgaaatgatcaggggcaaagggcaatccgagggatttgctctgcaaatttgccacattTTGAGcatccttggagtggacttctccaaaactgagcctctgcatcccaccaaatggctcaacaagtccacGATTCacaaattcctgaacaaaaaggagactgcggtcgacaccttgcccgctaccgcaaaggttattgctatcccacaaccgctttcaacggttccggtcgtggccaaaccagtcgacaccaaaaagtctgccaagcgccaactgatcatcgaatctgactctgaagacgaatcacgtgagaatgttccactgattcaagctttcagcaaatCATCTCCTTCTctatccaaagcagctgtgtcatctacgcctgcaggcgagaagaagaggcagcacaagaagctaaagtctctgtctggccttgctcctaccctgccaacggtcgagaccacTACCGCTgctgcttctactgctcctcatcctacaaagggtgtgacaatccgggaaggtgccttATCAGCTCCtaaggtcactctagctgatcccaaagacaaagggaaaggtgtgatgatctacacacccaaggctcaaccagcagctacgatggAGCTCAATCTGATCATCTCACACGTcctccgcactgtcaagcgtcacctacaacgctttgacagatggcatcactcccgcacacTCCTGACTctggctcaaatatttcctaaatggaaatctctaaaccttattgagcaaaagatgcttctatttgctgatactaaagacatcgtggaggctttgggaagaagacagctcatagacttgaagcttcgaggaagcctgctatctctgttaattaatgagcgtgtcaagaatttcaaatctaaGAGttctaccgctgccgatgactttgtgattttgactggactacaggatagtctacgtcaaatcactcaactgcTTCAGCACTATCAAGCTCTCAACATTGACAacacaccagcttcagcagcctgtttacaagcttatgtgctggaaggacaagtgatgatgaagacctttctcactcaagatcagggtgaggaagacgtctatgctttttcttcttcagatgggattctgaccgatctcatcactgccgacctctttcaatcatctgctctaaaatcgagtgtggcagcctcttcatcggtcgacccctcctccaccgcagtccaagcagtcacTCAACCGGAAgtagttgtgattgctcactccttTCCAGTGACGACCGCTCTCACCTCTCCAAGTCATCCACAAGATGTTTCAGAAGttgttgcacaagagatacctgtcacctctgtgacagaggctccttgcagtagtgcaGCAATAGTGCCCCCAATGGAGacaccaagcactattgtatcacctgcatctccagtacagcaagtgactgatgctgatcaagcacatcaaccgtctccatccactgaaaagtttatggaagatctcattatggatgaaccaagtgctgatcctgatactccaccaaccatattggctgcagtcgagactattacatctccaactgtaccattattggagggTCCATCATCTAGCTCTCCAGCCAGATCACCatcaccacatcatcgtgagtctagcccggtttcaccaagaaatgaccaacaagggcaaatgcttcagactgatgagtCTTTGATTgacgccatggccgcagctctagatcataccttgattaaTAGGCTACATGAGCTCacgcaaacggttaggtccttctctcaagatatCACTAACTCCTCCTTCTCCgttgataattcacgccagacgatgattcggcatttcgagaccgtgtctcgagaccttgctcgtatgaccacagagatcactaatcatcatcgcactcaaatcaacacgctctctaccgtctctgaACAAGTTGtccgatccgaaaatcgccttcacaagcagttgaatgatcggatggacactatgcaagctactctacttgctcaactcGATGCAAAGATTGACAATATGCAatcctgccttggcactcaactcactgagatcatcgttcgactcaaccaaggtgatgccaaaaagggggaagaagagcaacgtagagcagtagagcagcagaggcaagaagacgagaagaagagtccagaagaaaggaagaagccgacagaagaagaagagaaggcgacagGTCAGGCGATAGGtcgggaggagccagttggttcaaaagatgaacaatctTCACTTATCTCAGCTAAATCTCATTTTGACTTtcttctgtaggtgtaataaaaatgtttattgtacttaatgaaattcattctctcaatgaagttcattgtactgctttcatattgttcttggggcacttaagttttgtcatcaccaaaaagggggaaattgttgaatccgatattttggtgataacaaacaacaactcattgtataggaatgtgctgccaaccattgtatttcaggaatctactacaacttctaccggaagcttgtcaatcGCCCTTGCTCTGGATCGGCTGAAGACACAAGGATAAAtccatctaccggaagcttgtcaaccgcctatgtctctcgaccggttgaagtctcaagcctatcgactggttattcaaaccagcagaggacaaatatccctaccggtagaatgccaactgcctatcaagatatctcgagacaagtatctgtgacaagatgttctttgcaggatcctttattaaaagcagaaccggcgtatcagaagatttgttgactcctgcaaatcaagacaacaggttgtatcaaaatggcaaaaacacagaatgactgcagataaagcactcgaccgtttattccagttttggaccctggaagttgtctgcagtgtacgatcctcatgcagaatcatcaatgcatttatgagcattaaatgtgcattcaatgcagcatcagaacgttcaaaataaagacgttgatgattgacctatttaAAGGgaggattgctcaagaagtgacataACAACAAAAAaggaacaacaacaagtgatacgagacaacgaagagagacatttcaatcacttgagtaatatcagaagtcctcatctgatatacttgagcacactcacaagatcattcatctgctgctcaaataaaccctcgcttaTAGTTCACGTATCTGatcatcaaggatcatcctagggtttccaagcctctcgaccgctctgcagtctgagaagctcaactcaactatactcagtgttgaagagacttgaagctgctctgaaagcttccaccagtctgataagaactgagaatcttatctgtgtaaatctaggagtttcggattaggcattggataagtcctaagtctgaagtgagtgtattacaagacgttgtaataaccaaagtcttctagtgaattctttcctaagtggaagaaggggagacgtagaaggattaagccttcgaacttccataaaatcgtgctttagcctttactgccatttatcttacatcctgctcatacattgctttataaactttgcatcactaaaacctctgaactagttccgcactatttaagttgttcaaaacgttttagaagttgagaaaacagattaagtgaactaaacctcacttgatcattttaaagaagaagaagaaaagtttcagagtgtattcaccccccccccctctaccctctgaaccgatcccaacacttTCCTCTTCCTGAACACAGTGTGAGATGAGCTCATTCAGAGACCAAGTTTCTTTCTGAGAGTTATAGCTCACCTTAAACTGGTTAAACTGTTGAGGAAGAGATAACAAAACCAAATGCACTTGCAAGTCCTCAGAGAGTTCAAGCTTAAGTGCTTTCAATTTTGAAGCAAGATGAGACATTTTCATAATGTACTCCCGGATATTGCCTTTACCCTTATACCTCATTGAAATGAGATTTGCCAAGAGTGTACCAATTTCAGCCTTTTCATTCTTGACAaacctctttcaatatctgtaagaaaatcttttgttgtagtgatGTCGCTAGACATCGTGCCCCTGAATGTTTCCGGAATAGCTTTCTTCATAATCATTAGACACATGCGATTCGACCTCTCCCACTTTTCAAACTCCCTCTTATCATCAGAGGTACTCTTATCAGTAAGAGCAGGAGGACGGTCTACCCTTATCGCAAGATCTAGATCCATGACTCCGAGAACTATAAGCAAATTCTCTTGccatgatttgaagtttgagccATTTAACATAGGAATTGAATTGATGTTGGAACTGATATTCGCAGGAATTAAATCTGAAGCCAgagaacaaaaaataaaaaatattacatgcTCAACAAATATCcatataaaataatcaataaattcaaataatgTAAACTCCATTACAGAATACTGATAACTccattaatattttatctttgGACAAAATATTAACTTGTAAGTGATATCCTGACATAGTAGTCAAACACTGACAATAAATATTATGTCAAATAAAAATCTTCCTTTGGGCCGATTTATTATTTACATAAAACCGAATAACTGTCACATGTTTACCACCACACATGCATAtgcaataatattaaatattaaacttcCTTTGGGCCGaataatatttataaagatTACATACGCAAAAAATCTtttataattcaaaataaattaaaatccaCAAGAGAGGTCACTTTGGCGACATCATGTTTCAATTAattcattttaaaatatataaaataaatcttatcattatttgaataaattgaatatttaaaccttaaacccaaaaataaaatattggatTTATAACTAAATTAaactttatccaaaaatatttgATGGGTCAGAAAATTTTCTCAAATCTGAAATTAcagtatttaaattttttttttttaaaattttttcgaattttcgaaaattaccaaaaaaaaaaaaaaagaaaacccTAACCCATCTCCTTCCTCAACCattgccgccgccgccgcccgtAATCCAACCAATTCCGACTGTACAGAGACAGAACACGTGGAGGCGACCACCAGCGTGCCATCACCTATCCCGATCGTTGCTTTATCGGCCGGAAATTTCGCCCCGAAGTATTCGAAGCTCGCGACTTTGACTGTCGAAGCTTTGGCTTCGAAATCCGGTGATTATGCGACGGAAACTGGCAAATAAATGGTGCTATTTTGGGCGTCTGTTCATGGGCAAAAAAATGCCTCATTCTCCGCCGCCGGAAACGGCCTGAAAGCGAGCCGATTTACATCAATTCCGGCGGCCCCTGAACCCTAATCGGGAAATTCGAACTTTTccagttttttttaaataaatccgaaaataaaataataaaaaaaatattctggACTGAAAAATTCGAATTTCATTCAAAATAATCATATTCTGTTTTCGATtaaaccaaatcgaatataaaTACATCTTAATGATTTAAACATGAGTGACTCTGATACTATTTGTTGGAAATATAAAATCCATAAAATTATAACCAGAATCGTCATGCAAATCATTAAGATTAATCTGAAAAACTTAAAGCGGAAGCATACCTGAAGCCATGGTCTTCTGTAGAAATCTTGTAGAGAACGACTGGTTGATCTTCCAGATATACGCGTTCTTCCTGAGAGCCCTTTGTTTTTTCTCTGGTTCTATTCTAATAATGGGGATTAGAGATAGTGGAACGTGATACGCGCAATCTGAGGACCATAACCACGTTATATAGATAATTCTGTTAATTATCTCTATTATTTCTGTTTCAACTCATCACAAAaacagaaattatatttttagtctCTACACATCAAAGGCCCACATCGTATTAGATACATTAAAATCCAATAACTTAAAACTTTAATTGATCACTTTATTTTTGGACTTAACTTAATTGACAGCCCACAATACATAATTATTCACATATAAGCCCATAAAATATAATTGATCTAACAATAATTTCCTCGTTTAatagtatttttctttttcttttcaactAACAAACCTGATAGGATTGAAAACGTGTGTAAAAGAGGATGAATGCACACtttttgagctacaatagttcGTTCTTGAGATGTTCGAAAATGAATCGAGCACCTAGAGATTATATCGAATTTGGTTATAAAACAAAGCGGAAGACACTCAACATAATTCTCTAATGGGAAAATttcatatatcacccttgtgaaatcccgggtttgctgataaccctctatgaaaaatttttaagctaataaccccctgtgattctagatttatAGCTAATAATCCCCTTCTCTAATTAAAAACCGATTATGCAATTTGGAAATCGTTTGAAAATATTGAAAgttgagataataaaaataGTTTGGTTGAAAATGTTGAAGTTTACCAATGATAATAAAATCTCATTCAAATATAAACGAAGAAAGAgagtatatatatctatatatatatataggccaGTGGTAAATTAAAGGAATCGAATATCAAAGAGATGAGACCTGTGGTGAGTGATATACATCACACACAAAGAAACACACTCCGTATGATTCATTTGATGCATGTTAATTACGCTAATTAATTCTACTTGTTTTCTTGCAATATTTTTGGGCAGAGCTTAAGCTGGAGCCTGAGTTATGGCAGCAACTGGAATACGAAACCACCAAGAGCTGGTGTTTCCCAGGTGGGTGATATGATCTTCTTTTTTTAatcttaaaaatttatttaatatatatacatgcatcaGGTATTGGTAATAATTCATTTTTTCTTGGATATTATATGCCAATATTGAATCTGCAGCAGAGAGGGAATATTAATGGGTACTTGAGGAAGAATCTTAAATCCAACGTGATGAACGAAAATTTAGGGGTCGGAATTACAAATAATAGTACCGGCGAAGACACTGCGACGCTCCCTCCTCTGGTCCGTGCACTGAAAGCTTTGGCAGAAGAAAATGATGCCAGCTTCGAATTCCCCGGACACAACAGAGGGAGAGCGGCGCCGTCGTCGTTGACCCAGCTGATCGGTGAGTTGCCGTTTGTACATGACTTACAAGAGGTTGACAATATTTTTGTTCCAGAAGGGCCACTTTTGGAAGCACAAGAAATGGCTGCCGAGCTTTTCGGAGCATCGGAGACGTGGTTTCTTGTCGGGGGCACCACATGCGGGGTTCAGGCTGCCATTATGGCTACTTGTATGCCGGGAGACATCCTCGTTCTTCCTCGAAATGCCCATTTCTCGGCGGTATCCGGCATGGTGTTATCCGGCGCGGTGCCTAAGTACATTATCCCTCAGTATGACCCTGAATGGGATATTACAGGTGGCATCACTCCTTTACAGGCAAGTCCACGCGTCCGTATGAATCTAGTAGCCCTTTGGATTtggtagatttttttttaagaaaaaaatgttttttaatttataattttttgtttttgaaaaaactctaattttcactttaaaaaatgtttttttaaagcaCTTATTTTGCCATTCAAACAACTTATTaactaaaaaaacactttttttaaaaaaaaaatattttttctaatTTGACTTTTGATACCAAACGatggtttttaattttttttttttttttatgtttgtcacATCACGTTATACAgtatattaattaaaacatttttatgtgatatatataGGTAGAGAATGCAATCAAACATAAAACTATAAGTCATGTGGTCTtatgatttttttcattttttatattaatcaaAACAATTACTTATAAAAAGTTTTTTATATGATATAGGTAGAGAATGCAATCAAGGAACTGGAGATGGAGAAGCGGAAACCAGCGGCTGTTTTAGTGGTTTCACCAAGTTATCATGGTATTTGCAGCGACATCGGCGCCATCACAAATATTTGTCACTCTCGTGACATCCCTATAATCGTTGACGAGGCACATGGAGCTCATTTCACCTTCAATCATCGGCTTCCTAGCCCGGCTCTTTCTCAAGGAGCCGACCTAGTGGTGCAATCGACTCATAAGGTCCTATGCTCTCTTACACAATCATCTATGCTCCATGCTTCGCGTAGTCGTCTCATAGACCGGAGCAGAGTTCGCAGGTGCCTTCAAATACTTCAAAGCACTAGCCCAAGCGTTTTGTTGTTAGCCTCACTTGATGCTGCTAGAGCCCATCTAAGCGAAAACCGTGCAACAGCTTTCAGCGAAGCAATCGACTTGGCTTTCGAAGCAAAGAGTATGATAAATGAAATTCAAGGAATCTCAATCTTGGACCTAACAAAATTCCCAAATTTTCCTGCTATGGACCCTTTACGCGTCACCATCGGTGTGTGGAATCTTGGTCTTTCTGGTTGTGAAGCTAACAAAATCTTGTGCAGGGATTTCAAGCTATTTCACGAACTTGTTGGGACATCATCTTTCACGTTAATATTTAACCTTGGAACCACGAGAGAGCATATCTTGAGGCTTGTTTCGGGATTGAAGTTTCTGTCAGCAACTTTCTTATTACACTCGAAAAGGACGGTCGCTACTGATGCAAGATTAATTCTGGCACCATTCGGTGAGTTTAACGTCATTTTGAGTCCTAGAGAGGCGTTTTTCGCGCGTAAAAAAAAAGTGGGGATAGAGGACAGTGTTGGAGAAATATGCGGAGAGCTTATTTGCCCTTATCCACCAGGGATTCTGGTTCTCACCCCTGGCGAAGTTGTGACAGAAACAGCATTGAAGTATTTGTTGCATGTTAAAAGCAAGGGTGCGACTATTAATGGAGCCGATGGTCTCCTTTCCTCCATTGTTGTATGTGATGCCTAACAAGTACGTATGAAttgcatctatatatatatatgtcacaTTGTTACTAAGTACTACTTATCTGTTTGAATAAATCTTGATGGTTTAATTCAGGATCTATGTAACAATACCATTAAATTATGCAATAAATTATACTAAGAAAATATATAGAAAGATTATAATTATGAATTGCAtcgacaaaaaaaattaataatctaAAATTATGTTCCGATTTCAGTGGTCACATTGAAACTGAACAATTCTTGTCGAGTTTCTTAAGTACAAAGACGTTAGTTTAATCCTAGAAACAGAGCAACACATTGCAAATATTAAAACGATTGTACATATCTACTTCTACGATAGTAGTGAACTCTAAATAATCTTGGGGAACCCCTCAGACGTAGTCTACCGTGTGCTGTTCGATGCCAAGCTGCGATGTCG
It encodes:
- the LOC140892652 gene encoding uncharacterized protein isoform X1 translates to MRPVSLSWSLSYGSNWNTKPPRAGVSQQRGNINGYLRKNLKSNVMNENLGVGITNNSTGEDTATLPPLVRALKALAEENDASFEFPGHNRGRAAPSSLTQLIGELPFVHDLQEVDNIFVPEGPLLEAQEMAAELFGASETWFLVGGTTCGVQAAIMATCMPGDILVLPRNAHFSAVSGMVLSGAVPKYIIPQYDPEWDITGGITPLQAKNAIKELEMEKRKPAAVLVVSPSYHGICSDIGAITNICHSRDIPIIVDEAHGAHFTFNHRLPSPALSQGADLVVQSTHKVLCSLTQSSMLHASRSRLIDRSRVRRCLQILQSTSPSVLLLASLDAARAHLSENRATAFSEAIDLAFEAKSMINEIQGISILDLTKFPNFPAMDPLRVTIGVWNLGLSGCEANKILCRDFKLFHELVGTSSFTLIFNLGTTREHILRLVSGLKFLSATFLLHSKRTVATDARLILAPFGEFNVILSPREAFFARKKKVGIEDSVGEICGELICPYPPGILVLTPGEVVTETALKYLLHVKSKGATINGADGLLSSIVVCDA
- the LOC140892652 gene encoding uncharacterized protein isoform X2; translated protein: MRPVSLSWSLSYGSNWNTKPPRAGVSQRGNINGYLRKNLKSNVMNENLGVGITNNSTGEDTATLPPLVRALKALAEENDASFEFPGHNRGRAAPSSLTQLIGELPFVHDLQEVDNIFVPEGPLLEAQEMAAELFGASETWFLVGGTTCGVQAAIMATCMPGDILVLPRNAHFSAVSGMVLSGAVPKYIIPQYDPEWDITGGITPLQAKNAIKELEMEKRKPAAVLVVSPSYHGICSDIGAITNICHSRDIPIIVDEAHGAHFTFNHRLPSPALSQGADLVVQSTHKVLCSLTQSSMLHASRSRLIDRSRVRRCLQILQSTSPSVLLLASLDAARAHLSENRATAFSEAIDLAFEAKSMINEIQGISILDLTKFPNFPAMDPLRVTIGVWNLGLSGCEANKILCRDFKLFHELVGTSSFTLIFNLGTTREHILRLVSGLKFLSATFLLHSKRTVATDARLILAPFGEFNVILSPREAFFARKKKVGIEDSVGEICGELICPYPPGILVLTPGEVVTETALKYLLHVKSKGATINGADGLLSSIVVCDA